Proteins co-encoded in one Balearica regulorum gibbericeps isolate bBalReg1 chromosome 16, bBalReg1.pri, whole genome shotgun sequence genomic window:
- the RBL1 gene encoding retinoblastoma-like protein 1: MSRPEPPPAEPGAAIERLCQELNLDAASAAEALRDFTALRGTYSLEGEALHWLACALYVACRKSLVPTVGSGLMEGNGVSLTRILRSARLSLIQFFSKMKKWMDMSNLPQEFRERVERLERNFEVSTVIFKKFEPIFLDIFQNPYEETSKPQRSRKQRRVPCSVKDLFNFCWTLFVYTKGNFRMIGDDLVNSYHLLLCCLDLIFANALLCPNRRDLLNPSFKGLPPDFHVTEIKASEDPPCIIATLCELHDGLLVEAKGIKEHYFKPYISKLFDRKILKGDCLLDLCNFTENNKALNKEYEEYVLTVGDFDERVFLGADAEEEIGTPRKFPAVGKTAARAHVECHLQQHFEKKRSFAPSTPLTGRRYLREKEAVITPVASATQSVSRLQNIVAGLKNAPSEQLITIFESCARSPLESIISRVKEIGETFCRSYTQSTHEQPGSHIDFAVNRLKLAEILYYKILETIIVQETRRLHGKDLTALLEQDVFHRSLMACCLEIVLFAYSSPRTFPWIIEVLDLRPFYFYKVIEVLIRSEEGLSRDMVKHLNSIEEQILESLAWTRDSALWNALQASENKVPTCEEVIFPSNFEASNGGSGLGHLPMMPISPIIHPRVKEVRTDLGGSLRRDMQPLSPISVHERYSSPTAGSAKRRLFGDDSPKEMQVEKILTEGTKLTIAPAAENASVPPGQTVLTMTTAAVPGKTAQKVTIPLHGQPCKMEAQAPCHPQVSQAQEAHLSSASKPKKTGSLALFYRKVYHLASVRLRDLCLKLDVSNDLRRKIWTCFEFTLVHCADLMKDRHLDQLLLCAFYIMAKVTKEERTFQEIMKSYRNQPQANSHVYRSVLLRNISADVLLDKNANQDVEMAEDSSVKTGSSSGRSAAENSRELGTEERGDLIKFYNAVYVGRVKSFALKYDITNQDHVMEAPPLSPFPNIKHQPVSPRRISQQHSVYVSPHKNGACLTPRTALLYKFNGSPSKSLKDINNMIKQGEHRSKKRAITIDSDTESPTKRLCQENDDVLLKRLQDVVSERANH, encoded by the exons ATGTCCCGCCCGGAGCCGCCGCCCGCCGAGCCCGGCGCCGCCATCGAGCGGCTCTGCCAGGAGCTCAACCTGGACGCGGCCAGCGCCGCCGAGGCGCTGCGGGACTTCACGGCGCTGCGGGGCACCTACAGCCTGGAG GGCGAGGCGCTGCACTGGCTGGCCTGCGCCCTCTACGTCGCCTGCCGCAAGAGCCTGGTGCCCACCGTGGGGAGCGGCCTGATGGAGGGGAACGGCGTGTCGCTGACCAGGATCCTGCGCTCCGCCAGACTCAG tttaATTCAGTTTTTTAGCAAAATGAAGAAGTGGATGGACATGTCAAATCTACCACAGGAATTCCGAGAGAGAgtggagaggctggagagaaaTTTTGAAGTGTCAACTGTGATTTTCAAAAAGTTTGAACCAATATTTTTGGATATATTTCAAAACCCTTACGAAGAAACTTCTAAACCACAGCGAAGCAGGAAACAGAG GCGGGTGCCGTGCAGCGTTAAAGATCTCTTCAACTTCTGCTGGACTCTCTTTGTGTACACTAAGG GTAATTTCCGTATGATTGGAGATGATTTAGTAAATTCCTATCATTTGCTTCTGTGCTGCTTGGACTTGATTTTTGCGAATGCCCTTTTGTGTCCAAATAGAAGAGATTTGCTAAATCCATCGTTTAAAG GCTTACCACCGGACTTCCACGTGACAGAGATCAAAGCCTCGGAAGATCCTCCTTGCATCATTGCCACACTGTGTGAGCTGCATGATGGGCTTTTAGTAGAAGCAAAAGGAATAAAGGAACACTACTTTAAACCATACATTTCAAAACTATTTGATAGGAAG ATCTTAAAAGGAGACTGTCTGTTGGATCTTTgcaattttacagaaaataa caaagcactgaaTAAAGAGTACGAAGAGTACGTTCTGACAGTGGGTGACTTCGACGAGCGAGTTTTCCTAGGAGCAGATGCTGAAGAAGAAATCGGCACTCCTCGGAAATTTCCTGCAGtagggaaaacagcagcaagagctCATGTGGAGTGTCATCttcagcagcattttgaaaag AAAAGGTCATTTGCACCTTCAACtccactgactggaagaagATACCTACGAGAAAAGGAAGCTGTCATCACTCCTGTTGCTTCAGCAACACAAAGCGTGAGCCGGTTGCAGAACATTGTGGCTGGATTGAAAAATGCACCAAGTGAACAACTCATAACTATTTTTGA GTCTTGTGCACGCAGCCCTTTGGAAAGCATTATAAGCAGAGTGAAAGAAATAGGCGAGACATTCTGTCGCAGCTATACTCAGTCAACACATGAACAGCCAGGATCTCACATAG attttgctgTAAACAGATTAAAACTGGCAGAGATACTGTACTATAAAATCTTGGAGACTATAATAGTGCAAGAAACACGAAGACTACATGGGAAGGATCTGACT GCACTCTTGGAACAAGATGTCTTTCACCGCTCTCTCATGGCATGCTGCTTGGAGATTGTGCTTTTTGCATATAGCTCACCTCGTACCTTTCCCTGGATCATTGAAGTTCTTGACCTCAGGCCATTCTATTTCTATAAG GTAATCGAAGTTCTGATTCGGTCTGAGGAAGGACTTTCCAGAGACATGGTGAAGCACCTTAACAGCATTGAGGAACAAATTCTTGAGAGTCTCGCCTGGACGCGGGACTCCGCACTCTGGAATGCCCTCCAGGCCTCGGAAAACAAGGTTCCAACCTGTGAAGAA GTAATATTTCCCAGTAATTTCGAAGCAAGCAATGGAGGAAGTGGGCTTGGGCATTTGCCTATGATGCCAATATCTCCTATAATCCATCCTCGAGTAAAAGAGGTTCGGACAGATCTTGGTGGGAGTTTAAGACGGG ACATGCAGCCGCTGTCACCAATCTCTGTTCATGAGCGCTACAGTTCTCCTACAGCTGGAAGTGCGAAGAGAAGGCTCTTTGGAGATGACAGCCCCAAAGAAATGCAGGTGGAAAAAATTTTAACGGAAGGAACTAAGTTGACAATTGCTCCAGCTGCTGAAAATGCCTCGGTTCCTCCTGGCCAAACAGTACTGACCATGACAACAGCTGCAGTACCGGGAAAAACAGCACAGAAGGTTACTATCCCACTGCATG GTCAGCCATGTAAAATGGAGGCTCAGGCTCCCTGCCACCCTCAGGTCAGTCAAGCCCAAGAAGCGCATCTTTCATCAGCGagcaaaccaaagaaaacaggatCCTTGGCACTGTTTTACAGAAAG GTTTACCATCTGGCAAGTGTGCGCTTGCGTGATCTGTGCTTAAAACTGGATGTTTCCAATGACTTGCGCAGGAAAATATGGACATGCTTTGAATTCACATTGGTTCATTGTGCTGACCTAATGAAGGACAGACATTTGGACCAGCTCCTCCTCTGTGCCTTTTATATCATGGCAAAG gtaaCCAAAGAGGAAAGAACTTTTCAGGAGATAATGAAAAGTTACAGAAATCAGCCACAAGCAAACAGCCAC GTTTATAGGAGTGTCTTgttgagaaatatttctgccGATGTCCTATTGgacaaaaatgcaaaccaagATGTGGAGATGGCAGAAG ACTCATCTGTGAAAACTGGCAGTTCCTCAGGACGATCAGCAGCAGAGAACTCCAGGGAGTTGGGAACTGAGGAGAGAGGAGATCTTATTAAATTTTACAACGCAGTCTATGTAGGAAGAGTAAAATCATTTGCACTGAAGTATGATATCACAAACCAGGATCATGTA ATGGAAGCCCCTCCCTTGTCCCCATTCCCCAACATTAAGCATCAGCCAGTGTCTCCTCGACGGATTTCACAACAGCACTCTGTTTATGTTTCACCTCACAAGAATGGCGCCTGCTTGACCCCTCGAACTGCACTACTGTATAAATTTAACGGCAGCCCTTCCAAG AGTTTGAAGGACATCAACAATATGATAAAACAAGGTGAACACAGGAGTAAGAAACGAGCAATAACAATTGACAGTGACACTGAATCCCCTACAAAGAGACTCTGCCAGGAAAATGATGATGTTCTACTTAAACGTCTCCAGGATGTTGTCAGCGAAAGAGCAAATCATTAA